A segment of the Fibrobacter succinogenes subsp. succinogenes S85 genome:
GCAGACACGAAGCCTTAGTGATCTACCCATGGCCAAGCTGAAGCGGAAGTAACATTCCGTGGAGGGCTGAACCGATATACATTGAAACGTGTTCGGATGAGCTGTGGGTAGGGGTGAAAGGCCAATCAAACTGGGCGATAGCTTGTTCTCTCCGAAACATATTTAGGTATGGCGTCATGTTAGCTTCACGGGGGTAGAGCACTGGCAGGACTAGGGGGCACACCCGCTTACCAAACCCTATCAAACTCCGAATACCGTGAACGCGATGCATGGCAGACAGCCTGCGAGTGATAAGATCCGTAGACGAAAGGGAAACAACCCTGACCACCGACTAAGCGTCCCCAAGTACGTGCCAAGTGGGAAAGGATGTGGAGCTGCACAGACAGCCAGGAGGTTAGCTTAGAAGCAGCTATCCTTTAAAGAAAGCGTAATAGCTCACTGGTCAAGCGGCTCCGCGCCAAAAATGATCGGGACTAAGCACGTCACCGAAGTCGTGGGCTCTGGCAACAGAGCGGTAGGAGAGCGTTCCGCAGGCCTGGGAAGGCGGGTGGCGATGCCCGCTGGAGGCACCGGAAACGAGAATGCTGGCATGAGTATGCGAAAATGCGGGTGAAAAACCCGCACACCGTAAGTCCAAGGGTTCCCGGGCAAGGATAATCCTCCCGGGGTCAGTCGGGATCTAAGACGAGGCCGAGAGGCGTAGCCGATGACAACCAGGTGAACATTCCTGGACCCTCCGATAAGCGTCATGACCGACGCGGCGACGCATGGGAATTCACGGGGCGGCCGATGGATGCCGCTGAAGGAGTGCGAGTCGCTGGGGCGGCAAATCCCCCCAGCACATGACCCAGGCTCCGGACCCCCGGAAGGCTTCGGCCGGAAGGGGCGCCGCGATGGACCGTGCCAGGAAAAACCGCTAAGGGAGCGAACGGAGGCCCGTACCGTAAACCGACACAGGTGGACGAGGCGAATAGCCTAAGGTGCTCGAGACAACTCGGGAGAAGGAACTCGGCAAATTAACCCCGTAACTTCGGGATAAGGGGAGCCTCCGGTGGTGAGCGTGAACAGCGCGGAGCCTCTGGAGGTCGCAGGGAAACGGCAGAAGCGACTGTTTACCAAAAACACAGGGCCATGCTAACACGCAAGTGGACGTATATGGTCTGACACGTGCCCGGTGCCGGAAGGTTAACAGGAGGGGTCAGCGCAAGCGAAGCCCTGAATCGAAGCCCCGGTAAACGGCGGCCGTAACTATAACGGTCCTAAGGTAGCGAAATTCCTTGTCGGGTAAGTTCCGACCTGCACGAATCGTGTAACGACTTCTGCACTGTCTCCTCCCGGGACTCGGCGAAATTGCAGTGCCGGTGAAGATGCCGGCAACCCGCACCTGGACGGAAAGACCCCATGAACCTTCACTGTATTTTGACATTGGTTTTAGGGCTGGCATGTGTAGGATAGGTGGGAGGCTACGAGCCGGCGACGCCAGTCGTCGGGGAGCCGTCCTTGAAATACCACCCTTGCCCGTTTTGAGATCTAACCTCGTCCCGTCATCCGGGACAGGGACCGTGTCTGATGGTCAGTTTGACTGGGGCGGTCGCCTCCCAAAAGGTAACGGAGGCATCCAAAGGTTCCCTCAGCGCGGTCGGCAATCGCGCGCAGAGCACAAAGGCATAAGGGAGCTTGACTGCGAGACGGACACGTCGAGCAGGTACGAAAGTAGGGCTTAGTGATCCCGCGGTACAGCGTGGAAAGGCCGTTGCTCAATGGATAAAAGGTACTCTGGGGATAACAGGCTGATCTCCCCCAAGCGTTCATAGCGACGGGGAGGTTTGGCACCTCGATGTCGGCTCGTCGCATCCTGGGGCTGGAGAAGGTCCCAAGGGTTTGGCTGTTCGCCAATTAAAGCGGCACGCGAGCTGGGTTCAAAACGTCGTGAGACAGTTTGGTCCCTATCCGGTGTGGGCGTTCGAGACTTGAGGGAAGCTGTCCTTAGTACGAGAGGACCGGGACGGACGGACCTCCGGTGTACCGGCTGTCGCGCCAGCGGCATTGCCGGGTAGCCATGTCCGGATTGGAGAAACGCTGAAGGCATCTAAGCGTGAAGCCATTCCCAAGATCAGGTCTCGCGGGGGCAACCCCCTGAAGGGCCGTCGGAGACTACGACGTCGATAGGCCGCAGGTGTAAGCGTGGCGACACGTTGAGCCGAGCGGTACTAATAGCCCGTGAGACGCTTTTCCTTTCTTTCAACGATTTGGTTCATCTACTGCGTGAGCAGCCCGAACCCACTACGCTTCAGCACTGAAGCTTGATTGAGTTTCCATGTCAAAGAATTTGTTTCAGCGGTTATCGAGTGAGGGTCACACCCGTTCCCATCCCGAACACGGAAGTTAAGCCTCAGATCGCCGATGGTACCTGGCCCTCGGGTCCGGGAGAGTAGGTCGCCGCTGGATTCACGGGCCCCCTGAGCAAACGCTCGGGGGGCCCTTTCTTTTTATGCCGCTCGGCTCTATTGCAGGACGGGACTCCGTCTTCGCCTCGCTCTCGCGCCTACGTCCGGTCAGTACCGGCCGCCTGCCGCTCACGGCCCTTGCCGAAGAACGGCGAGCGGGGCTTTTTCGTTTTTGCGCCGCTCGCGAATCACGCGGGCGCTCCTCGGATCACGCCGCGAGTCCGGGCTTGTGCTGTCATAACGGACATCGTTCCGGCATACATGATTTTATCTTGTCCTAAAAATTTTTTCAAGGCGCTCCTGTTAAGAGAATGCTCTATTCTACAGATATTAAAATGCGATAAAGAGTTTGTTCTGAGTTTAAATCGCTATTTTGTTTGTACAAATTTTGTACGTTTTTACTCTGTTTTCGGGGATTTTCTTCACGTTTTCTGGAAAAAGAATTTTCTATACATAATTTTCTTGAAAAAGATTTCTTTTTTTTTTAATATTTTTGTTTTTTTACAAAAAAATGATGTAAATTTAAACTTACGGGTGTGGAATAACTAAAAGGTGAGTGTTGTATGAGACACCTGTATTTGGCTTTTTGTCTATTTGGCGCTGTTGCGTCTTCGGCTTTTGCTGATTTGACTGTTCACTTGCAGTCTCCTTTTGGCGTAGCTGCCACTTCTAAATATATTCCTCATGTTGTTGGGAATGCCATCAAGCCCGATGTCGGGGCTACTTCATCTACCATAATGAAGGATGAAGGTGATAACTGGTATTCTTATACATGGAAATCGTCCCTTTCGGACTTTTTGGCGACTGAATCATTCAGTATCAAGGCGTGTCCGGAAGGCACGACCAGTAATCTTACTTGCGTAGACTGGGCGGAAGGCGATAACTTTAATTTCCGCGATTTCTTTGATGGTAGCAAGGAAGTCTGGATTTATACGGATTCTGAGACGGGAACTTATACGAAGTCCTTTGTGGCTCCAGGATCCAAGGTTGTTTGGTTCAAGAGCCCGTGGGGCAATAAGGCTTTGCCGCAGATGGTCTTTGGGCAAGATACGGTCTTGATGCATTTCTCTGAAGATAAGACGAAGTGCGGCTGGTTCTACGCAGGCCTTACTCAGGAAATGCTTGACAAGCATATCCTACGTACTGCATTTTTCTATCGTAACAATGCACCTTGGTTGAGTGTCCCTGCGGACAAGAAGCAGATTATTGAATTGAGTGCCGCTCTCGAGAAGAAAAAGGATACTATCTATGTTGATGGTACTCTGGCAACACCTTCTGTCGGGACGAACATGGGTACTGTTGGGGAATGCTTCGACAATAGCCGAACGTTGCATGTTTATAATCCGTGGCGTACCAACAGCATTTATCGCGATAGCTCGATTTATATCAGTATAGATGGTGTGAGACAGGATTCAATCCGTGGTGCAGATACGACTATTGCAGGACCTGCACAGGAACCGCTTGCTTTAGACAAGGATTATAAGTACTGGCTTTCCGTGACTTTCTCGGATTCCCTTGTTTCTACAGCGGCCTGGAAATCTGCAGATGCTAAGGTGCAGTTTACCCGTAGTTTCAATGAAAATATCAAGATCCATTATTTCAGTGAAAAGAATCGCCCGGTTGCAAGCGACTTGTTCCCGTCAGGTGTTTATGAAACATGGTTCTTTGCAAGCTCTACAATGGAAGACGTTGATATTTCTTACGCACCGCTTGAACGCAAGGTTGTGCGCCTGCTTAGCCCGTGGAAGAATACGCCGACTTCGTTTGTGGTCAGTGCCAATAATGATGTCGTGAGAATGTCGACTTTCTCGAAGGATACTTGCGGCTGGTTCGAAGGTACGTATTACAAGCACGCTTCTGATTGGAAGGTTTATTTCAAGCAGAGCTTTGGCCTTGAAAAGTACTCGATGCAAGGCGTTATTCGTGAAGGCAACGAGGTTGAAGTTCTTGTCAATTTGGATTCCTTGCTGACCACTCGCGATACGGCTTGGGTCTATCCGTCCGAAAAGAACAAGAGCTATAGCCGTCCGGATGCTTCGTCCAAGTTCCCGGTGGGTCGTCTTGGCGATTGCCCGAGCATGAAGATTTCCGCAATGCTTATTGACTGGGCTGGCGAAAGCCATCACGACAGTATTGATATTGACTTTGGCCATGTGTTTGGCGGTAATGCCTATACTAAGGTCGGGAAGGATAGTTCTTGCCAGGCCGGAACTGTAACGGGCATGGTGAAGCAGACGCTTGTAAATGGTCGCCCGGCACGAGTGGATTCTACAGATTTCCCGTGGAGCAAGTGCGCTGCAGGTCACGAGATTGACAAGTGGTTTGTGCCGGAAGTTGTCGCTACTGTTGGTGGCAAGGAATATACGAACTCCCGCTGCCAGGACATTGAACTCCAGCTTGACAACGAAGGGTTCTGGTATGCCGACTACACGAATGAATCGGGTGACTGCAATGACCCGGTAAGCCCGGGATTTTTCCCGCTGGATGACTTTAGGTATCTCGATTCTGCACAAACGATACCGAACCCGAAATTTGACTGGGATGTCGAAGGATGGGTCAAGTGGGCTGGCGAGGCCAACGGCAAGAATGACACTTGCAAGCACAACTATGGCTATACCATGGCGGTCTCCGCAAGCTTCAAGTATGTGAAGGGTCAGTATTTTGAATTCCGCGGTGACGACGACGTGTGGGTTTATGTCAATAACAGGCTCGTAGTGGATATCGGCGGTGTGCATGAAAAGGTGGAAGGCGCTGTAAATCTTGATACGATTGGTCAGAACGATCCGACGCTCGCCTTGAAGGAAGGTCGTGAATATCCGTTCCATATCTTCTACGCCGAACGCAATGCGACGGGGTCGAACTTCAAGATGCGTACCTCCATCAATTTGCAGAAGCAGAACACCTATCTTACGACAATCAACGATACCAAGAAGAGCGATATCACGGGTATCTTGAGACTCAAGATGGATGCCGAAGCTGTTAGCTGCGACCCGAATGCCAAGGCTCTGGTCGATACAACTGATGCCCCGTCTGTATTCTACCTCGATGGTGGTAATTTCTCCGAAGCGGCTGAACTGAGTGTCGGCATGAACTATGGCGGTATCCTGATTAACGAAGACAGGTCCAGTTTCTCGATTAATATTGATGAAATTGTCAAGCAGCGTTCGCTGCAGCCGGGAGCTTATGTGCTGTACTTCTACTATGAAAGCGATATGGGCTTGAACGACGCCTATGAATTCACTGTTCCTGAATACCCGACTCCGGAAATCGCGTTTGTTGATGTGTTTAAGGGCAGCACTACGGGCAAGCCGACTGCATTTGACCCGACGAACAAGACGTTGAGAGGAGAAACGATTGTCACTGGTGTAAACGATACGTTGATGACTCACGTGCGTTACCCGGAAATGACGTACCTTGAAATCATGGTGACCTACATGGGTGAAATTTGCGGTGACTGCCATGTCTTTTTGGATCTGAAGCCGTCGAATGCAAATCTGGTGTTCTACAGCGAGACGGATCAGCAGATCAACACTGTTGAAACGGATGATGAAGGTATTGCTCGTTTCTATGTTGTGGGCGAAGGTGCTGCTAGTGGTGTCTCGTTCAACGTCGTTGGCATTAGCGGTGTCAAAAACTCGCTCAAGTGGGATAACATCAACTTCAAGGATCCTGAAGTGCCGCTCGCAAAGACGGGTAGCATCTATGACCGCAATGGTGATGGTGTTGCTGACAGCATTTACATCCCGTTTGAGTTCAATGCTCTTGTTGAGCACGATTTGGATGCGATTGCATGGAACTTTGGCAGCAAGGATTGGCACGAGTTCAACTCTCTTGAAGATATCTCGGGATTCATTAAGAACGATTCAACTGTCGTCATTACCGCAGATAGCCTGATTGATTCTGTTTACACGGGTGAAGCGAAGTCTGTTGTCGATGGCAATTTCCGTTACCATTACATTTACCTTGATGAAGCGACGGGCTCGACTCAGGAATCTGAAACGCTCTACACGAAGATTCAGGATAAGATTGGCGCTATCATCCTTGAAAAGCCGATGCTCAAGATTGTCTCGAATACCGCAGTGAAGGTGACGATTAAGCTTTCTGAAGGTTGCAATGCCGCATTGCTCTTGTCGGATAATTCTAGGTTCATCGAACTGAAGGACAAGGATGACAACATTGTGGATCCGTCGAAGTATGTCGTGTACCCTGCAACTCCGAATGGCGAAAGCGATTACTACGACTTGATGTTCTTGAAGTCGGAAACTGTGATTGCTCCGGAAGTGGGCTTCAAGATTCGCCTTGTTCCGGGTGTGTTGCCTGACTTGAGTGGCAATACGCCTCACGAATTGAACCCATGGCGCCGTATTGAAGGTGAACAGCCGCTTGAGACTGAACGTCCGAAGGTCGTGACGGTTAATCCGGGCATGTTTGATGAAAATCCGTGGCCGGGTGATACGAACGATGTGATTCCGCTCCGCGTCGAGAAGGACCTTACCCTTAAGGAGATTATCCAGGAGAAGGGCTTGCCGGGCGTGTTGGTCAAGTTCCAGCTTGACGATTACGCAACGACCCAGGTGCTTGGCGCTGGTAACTTGAAGCCGGGTACTCCTGAATACGACGCAGTCTTGAGCAAGGTCAAGGTAAACTGGGATATTGAATTCTTCTCGAGTCTGGGGCAGTATGTGAACTGGGTCAAGGGCGAATTCGCCTGCAACGACAAGTCTATTTTCGGTACGGACTGTATCCAGAATGCGGGCAACATGTTCTTCGAATGGGATGCCATGAGTGACAAGGGCCGCATGGTCGGAACGGGCGTGTATATTGCGAAGTTCAAGTTCAAGATTTTCTCGGATAAGGAAGTCATGGGCAAGGGCGAAGAAACGTTCACGTTCGGTATCCGCCGCAACGAAAAGTACAAGACCGGAACAAAGAAGATCAAGTAATTAACCCATCCCATATTTGGGATGACCGAATGCCCCGCCATTGTGCGGGGTTTTATTTTTTTTTCCTTATAGCGTTTTGAAATTTTGTGTCTTGAGTATATCTTTAGACTAAAGTGTGGGCAGAATAAAGAGGGTGTTGAATGAAACACTGTTGTTTGGGTATTGTCGCCTCGTTACTGCTGACTGTCTCTGCGTGGGCGGATTTGACAATTCATTTACAGTCGCCTTTTCGCGATAATGCGACTTCATCGGGCTATATTCCGCATATTGTCGGTGGCGTGACGGATTACAATCCGGGTTTTGGCGCTACTTCTCGGACCATGATGAAGAGCGAAGGCGATAGCTGGTATTCTTACACTTGGGAAGGCAAGACGGTTGCCGATTTCCAGGACTGGCAGGATTTTGAATTCAAGGCCTGCCCGAATACCGACGACTACAATTTCAATAACAACAATTGCGTCTCGTGGACCGAGGGCGGGAAGACTCGCATTACTGCTTTCTTCGGTACGGAAACGGAAATCTGGCTTTATACCGATACGAAGGACAAGTCCTACAGAAAGTCGTTCATGGCGCCGGGTTCCAAGATAGTGTGGTTCAAGAGCCCGTGGGGCAACAAGGTGTTGCCGCAGATGATTTTCGGTACGGATTCCGTGCTGATGCGTTTTAACGAGGGCGATAAGGAAAAGTGCGGCTGGTTCTATGGCGCGCTTACGCCTGCGATGATTGAGGCAAACCCGCTTCTGATGGGCTATTTTGTACGCTACAAGGCGCCGTGGTATACGGTCCCGGCCAGTAGGGATTCTTTTGTGGACTTTGCGGGGCTTTTGCAGGTGCAGGATACGTTGTATGTTGACGGTACGGTGCCTAATCCTGTAGTGTCTGCGGAAATTGGGACGGCGGGCGAATGCTTTGACCCGACTCGTAGATTGCACATTTACCACCCGTGGCGTACGAACACGACATTCCGTGATAGCACGTTCTATATCAAGATTGACAACAACATTTTGAATGCGCCGACGGGGCTCAGTTCCGAAGGCGAGTACAAGTACTGGCGCCATATCGATTTTGCGGATTCGCTTGTGGGTTCTGCCCAGTGGAATTCTCAGATGTCGACAGTCCAGATTTTGCGCGGTAGCAATGACTGGCCTCAGCATCCGTATTTCCAGGATTCGCAGCGCCCGCATGCAAGTGATTTTTTCCCGACCGGCATTTACGAGACATGGTTCTATACTTCGACTTCACTTGAAACGTTTGAATTGGCGTTTTACCCGCCGGAACCCAAGGTTATCCGCTTGAAGAGTCCGTGGGAAAACCAGTCGCCTTCGATGGTGATTGAATCAACTGGCGATATCATCAAGATGGGTCCGCTTACGGATACGTGCGGCTGGTACACGGGTACGGTCTATAAGCATGCAACAGATTGGCGCGTTTACTTTAAGCAGACTTTTGGCATGGAGCGTTATGGTGGCAAGGGTGTTGTTGCTGAACTCGATAATCTTGATTCTTTGATTTCCCTGGATTCCCTCATGGCGTTGCACGATACGGTCTGGGTTTATCCGAACCCGAAGCAGCGTTATGAACCGAGCGATACGACCCGCTATCCGGGCATTCTCGGCATTTGCCCGTCTCTCAAGATTTCAGCGCTCGTTGTGGACTGGGCCGGTGAATCGCATGACGATGGCATTGACGTAGACTTTGGCGGTATTTACCAGGGCAATGCCTATACGACTATTATGGGCTTGGATCAGAATGGCGATCTTGCTGAATTGAAAACTTGCTCGGGGCATGTGCCGGGCATGGTGCAAGATACACTTGTGAATGGCGCGCCTGCACGTGTAGACTCGCTTGTCTATCCGTGGGCACAGTGTTCTGCCGCTCGTGAAATCGAGAAGTGGTTTATCCCGCAGGTGGTGGCGAAGGATGCTGCTGGTAATGAATACAAGAATGGTGTCTGTCGCGATATTAGCCTTACGCTTGATGAAGAAGGTTTCTGGCAGGCGGACTTCACGAATGAAGAAGGCGATTGCAATGACACAATCAATCCGGGGTTCTACCCGATTGACGACTTGCAGTACCTTGATTCGGCAAAGACGGTCTTGAACCCGAAATTTGACTGGGATATTCAGGGATGCAAACACAACTATAGCTTTGCGATGAAGGTCTCGGCGCAGTTCCGCTATGTGAAGGGCCAGTACTTTGAATTCCGTGGCGATGACGACGTGTGGGTGTTTATCAATAACCGCCTTGTCGTGGATATTGGCGGTTGCCATAGCCCTGTGGAAGGTGGTGTGAACCTGGATACGATTGGCCAGAATGATCCGTCGTTAAAGCTTGTTGAAGGTCGCGAGTACCCGTTCCATATCTTCTTCTCGGAACGCAATGCGACGGGTTCGAACTTCAAGATGCGCACGTCCATCAACTTGCAGACGCAAAAGACGTATTACCCGGTGGAAGAAAAGACGACCGATGGGACGATCAAGTACACCATTTTGCAGTTGTTGATGGATGAATCCATCAGCTGCGATGTCTCCAGCACGTCGAAAATAGATACGATGCCTGCGCAGTCTTCGTTTGTGCTGTTTGGCGATGACGACCGAATCCCGTCAACGGGCATGGAACTTTTGCCGGGCTCTGTTGCGGGTATCAACATTGACGAGAACATGGCGGGCTTTGTGATTGACACGGTGGAGATTGTGCGCAAGCGTTCTCTGGCTCCAGGCTCTTACATGTTGCAGTTCTTCTTGGCAAGCGACATGACGCAGTCCAGCGAAGTGTTCTTTACGGTGCCTGCTTACCCGCTCCCGGACATTGCATTTATCGATGTGTTTAGCGGTGTGGATTCTGTCAGGATTTTTGACCCGACGGGTATTAGCTTGCGCGGCCTCCCGTTTGACGGCTCTGCAAACGATACGCTTTTGACTCATGTGGCTTACCCGGATACGGTGCCTTTGCAGGTGGGTGTGTTCTACATAGCTAACCTTTGCAAGGACTGCTTTGCGGTGCTTGACTTGACGACATCGTTCCCGATAAGTTTCCTGGATGAAAAGAAGCAGCGCGTGAACAAGCTGATTACCGATTCAACCGGTGTCGCGAAGTTCTACGTGGTGGGTGATTCCTCGGTGACGAACGCAAGCTTTGAAATTTCCGGTGGTGCTGTGGCCAACGTGATTTCGTGGGGCAGTATCCACTTTAAGGAACCGCCTGTACCGTTTGCCAATAGTGGCGAGGCGTTTGACCGCAATGGCGATGGCGTGCTCGATAGTATTTCTATTGTGTTCAACAAGGCGTTTGATGAAACTATCCCGGATACGATTGCGTGGACGTTCGGTAGCGATGACTGGCATACGGTTGCCTCTGCTCAAAGCGTGGCGTTGCTGATGCAGGATGAAAAGAGCCTTGCCATACATGCCGATAGCTTGCAGAACAAGGTGTTTACAGGTGGCGCCAAGGAACTTTATCAAGGCTCCTTCAGGTACCATTACACGTACATGGACAAGGAAACGGGTCAGATGACCCAGCTCAGCCTGGATGGCCTTGCAATTGAAGACCGCATGGGTGCAATCCTTGTGGACAAGCCGATTGTGAAGCCGGTATCTGGTAACTTGAACAAGTTGACGGTTTATATCAGCGAAGCGGCCCGCATGGATTTGGTGAACGGCATCCAGTTCCTCGAATTCAAGGACAAGACCGGTGAATTGGTGAATCCGTCTCTCTTGTCTGTGATGTCTGTCATTCCGGCCATGACGAGCAACTATTTTGATGTACTTTACCAGAAGAAGGACGACACGATTTTGCCGGAAGTCGGCTTTATGGTGCGTCTTGTTCCTGGGGTGTTGCCGGACCTGAACGGGAATGTGCCGCATGTGGATAACCCGTGGCTCCGTATTGAAGGCGAACAGCGTGTAGGCGTGGAATCTCCGGGAGTTGTCGGTATTGACCCTGCGAACTGGAATCCGGGAACGTGGCCGTATCAGAACGATGTCGCACCAGTTCGTGTTGATGTGGCGAAGAATATAGACGAT
Coding sequences within it:
- a CDS encoding fibro-slime domain-containing protein, whose translation is MRHLYLAFCLFGAVASSAFADLTVHLQSPFGVAATSKYIPHVVGNAIKPDVGATSSTIMKDEGDNWYSYTWKSSLSDFLATESFSIKACPEGTTSNLTCVDWAEGDNFNFRDFFDGSKEVWIYTDSETGTYTKSFVAPGSKVVWFKSPWGNKALPQMVFGQDTVLMHFSEDKTKCGWFYAGLTQEMLDKHILRTAFFYRNNAPWLSVPADKKQIIELSAALEKKKDTIYVDGTLATPSVGTNMGTVGECFDNSRTLHVYNPWRTNSIYRDSSIYISIDGVRQDSIRGADTTIAGPAQEPLALDKDYKYWLSVTFSDSLVSTAAWKSADAKVQFTRSFNENIKIHYFSEKNRPVASDLFPSGVYETWFFASSTMEDVDISYAPLERKVVRLLSPWKNTPTSFVVSANNDVVRMSTFSKDTCGWFEGTYYKHASDWKVYFKQSFGLEKYSMQGVIREGNEVEVLVNLDSLLTTRDTAWVYPSEKNKSYSRPDASSKFPVGRLGDCPSMKISAMLIDWAGESHHDSIDIDFGHVFGGNAYTKVGKDSSCQAGTVTGMVKQTLVNGRPARVDSTDFPWSKCAAGHEIDKWFVPEVVATVGGKEYTNSRCQDIELQLDNEGFWYADYTNESGDCNDPVSPGFFPLDDFRYLDSAQTIPNPKFDWDVEGWVKWAGEANGKNDTCKHNYGYTMAVSASFKYVKGQYFEFRGDDDVWVYVNNRLVVDIGGVHEKVEGAVNLDTIGQNDPTLALKEGREYPFHIFYAERNATGSNFKMRTSINLQKQNTYLTTINDTKKSDITGILRLKMDAEAVSCDPNAKALVDTTDAPSVFYLDGGNFSEAAELSVGMNYGGILINEDRSSFSINIDEIVKQRSLQPGAYVLYFYYESDMGLNDAYEFTVPEYPTPEIAFVDVFKGSTTGKPTAFDPTNKTLRGETIVTGVNDTLMTHVRYPEMTYLEIMVTYMGEICGDCHVFLDLKPSNANLVFYSETDQQINTVETDDEGIARFYVVGEGAASGVSFNVVGISGVKNSLKWDNINFKDPEVPLAKTGSIYDRNGDGVADSIYIPFEFNALVEHDLDAIAWNFGSKDWHEFNSLEDISGFIKNDSTVVITADSLIDSVYTGEAKSVVDGNFRYHYIYLDEATGSTQESETLYTKIQDKIGAIILEKPMLKIVSNTAVKVTIKLSEGCNAALLLSDNSRFIELKDKDDNIVDPSKYVVYPATPNGESDYYDLMFLKSETVIAPEVGFKIRLVPGVLPDLSGNTPHELNPWRRIEGEQPLETERPKVVTVNPGMFDENPWPGDTNDVIPLRVEKDLTLKEIIQEKGLPGVLVKFQLDDYATTQVLGAGNLKPGTPEYDAVLSKVKVNWDIEFFSSLGQYVNWVKGEFACNDKSIFGTDCIQNAGNMFFEWDAMSDKGRMVGTGVYIAKFKFKIFSDKEVMGKGEETFTFGIRRNEKYKTGTKKIK
- a CDS encoding fibro-slime domain-containing protein, with the translated sequence MKHCCLGIVASLLLTVSAWADLTIHLQSPFRDNATSSGYIPHIVGGVTDYNPGFGATSRTMMKSEGDSWYSYTWEGKTVADFQDWQDFEFKACPNTDDYNFNNNNCVSWTEGGKTRITAFFGTETEIWLYTDTKDKSYRKSFMAPGSKIVWFKSPWGNKVLPQMIFGTDSVLMRFNEGDKEKCGWFYGALTPAMIEANPLLMGYFVRYKAPWYTVPASRDSFVDFAGLLQVQDTLYVDGTVPNPVVSAEIGTAGECFDPTRRLHIYHPWRTNTTFRDSTFYIKIDNNILNAPTGLSSEGEYKYWRHIDFADSLVGSAQWNSQMSTVQILRGSNDWPQHPYFQDSQRPHASDFFPTGIYETWFYTSTSLETFELAFYPPEPKVIRLKSPWENQSPSMVIESTGDIIKMGPLTDTCGWYTGTVYKHATDWRVYFKQTFGMERYGGKGVVAELDNLDSLISLDSLMALHDTVWVYPNPKQRYEPSDTTRYPGILGICPSLKISALVVDWAGESHDDGIDVDFGGIYQGNAYTTIMGLDQNGDLAELKTCSGHVPGMVQDTLVNGAPARVDSLVYPWAQCSAAREIEKWFIPQVVAKDAAGNEYKNGVCRDISLTLDEEGFWQADFTNEEGDCNDTINPGFYPIDDLQYLDSAKTVLNPKFDWDIQGCKHNYSFAMKVSAQFRYVKGQYFEFRGDDDVWVFINNRLVVDIGGCHSPVEGGVNLDTIGQNDPSLKLVEGREYPFHIFFSERNATGSNFKMRTSINLQTQKTYYPVEEKTTDGTIKYTILQLLMDESISCDVSSTSKIDTMPAQSSFVLFGDDDRIPSTGMELLPGSVAGINIDENMAGFVIDTVEIVRKRSLAPGSYMLQFFLASDMTQSSEVFFTVPAYPLPDIAFIDVFSGVDSVRIFDPTGISLRGLPFDGSANDTLLTHVAYPDTVPLQVGVFYIANLCKDCFAVLDLTTSFPISFLDEKKQRVNKLITDSTGVAKFYVVGDSSVTNASFEISGGAVANVISWGSIHFKEPPVPFANSGEAFDRNGDGVLDSISIVFNKAFDETIPDTIAWTFGSDDWHTVASAQSVALLMQDEKSLAIHADSLQNKVFTGGAKELYQGSFRYHYTYMDKETGQMTQLSLDGLAIEDRMGAILVDKPIVKPVSGNLNKLTVYISEAARMDLVNGIQFLEFKDKTGELVNPSLLSVMSVIPAMTSNYFDVLYQKKDDTILPEVGFMVRLVPGVLPDLNGNVPHVDNPWLRIEGEQRVGVESPGVVGIDPANWNPGTWPYQNDVAPVRVDVAKNIDDVIAETGLPGELIKFDLSEVAKTLLLNSSESRDVVLSKVKIKWEVEYFSTLGQFVNSQKGEVACNDKDVFGSDCVENPGNVFLMWDARSNKGRFVGTGVYIAKLKFKIFQGDKVAGKSEETFTLGIRRHGNK